One part of the Tunicatimonas pelagia genome encodes these proteins:
- a CDS encoding ABC transporter permease has translation MLRHTFLLIYRNFKRFRSTFFINLIGLSSGLACALLIFLWVNDELKVDKFHEKDARLYQVMEDMNQADGITTQEGTPGLLAESLAEDMPEVEYATAVTPSVWFGDFILSVDEKSVKAPGQFAGEDFFTVFSYNLLQGEESQMLTDKNSVVISEDVAIRLFGTTENVVGKALDWHLLQFTQTATISGIFANVPSNSTAQFDFVLSFEAFKEINPGVKSWGNNGPNTFLVLQKGTDVAAFNQKIERYIDGKYQENDFRTLFVRPYSSGYLHGTYENGVQTGGRIEYVHLFSIIAIFILVIACINFMNLSTAKASRRVKEVGVKKAVGASRSTLVAQYLGESFLMSFLSLLTAIVLVALLLPQFNMITGKQLSLEFTPSLILSLLGIILFTALIAGSYPALYLSGFNPTKVLKGKLESSVGEMWARKGLVVFQFALSVILIVSVWIVYQQIAFVQNRNLGYDKENLITFPMDGKIAENPETFLSEIKRVPGVVNASSMQQNVVGSDASTVGLSWEGKNPDDVVEFWNFSMGYDMMETLDLEIVDGRSFSRQFSTDSSAIIFNETAIELMGLSNPVGATVNLWGQDRQIIGVVKDFHFESLHQSVKPAFIKADFEFAMNIVARIEAGKERETLAQLQEFYQDFNPGYSFDYQFVDADYQALYAAEQRVSTLSKYFAGLAILISCLGLFGLAAFTAERRLKEIGIRKILGSSDFGIVRLLSTDFTKMVLASIVIALPISYFIAQQWLEGFAFSISLQWWYFAGAGLVALLIAWFTVGLQTVKAARINPADCLRDE, from the coding sequence ATGCTTCGACACACCTTTCTACTCATTTACCGCAACTTCAAACGCTTTCGTAGCACATTCTTCATCAATCTTATCGGCTTATCATCGGGCTTGGCCTGTGCGCTGCTTATTTTCTTGTGGGTAAACGATGAGTTGAAGGTAGATAAGTTCCATGAGAAAGATGCTCGGCTGTATCAGGTGATGGAGGATATGAATCAGGCTGATGGTATCACTACGCAGGAGGGGACGCCGGGCTTACTGGCCGAGTCCTTAGCCGAAGATATGCCGGAAGTGGAATACGCTACGGCGGTTACCCCATCGGTTTGGTTCGGGGATTTTATACTATCGGTCGATGAGAAAAGTGTGAAAGCGCCCGGACAATTTGCCGGAGAAGATTTCTTTACCGTTTTTTCGTACAACTTATTGCAGGGAGAAGAAAGTCAGATGCTAACGGATAAAAATTCAGTGGTTATCTCTGAGGATGTTGCGATTCGTTTGTTCGGGACTACTGAAAATGTAGTGGGCAAAGCGCTGGACTGGCATCTGTTACAATTTACGCAAACAGCTACTATCTCCGGTATATTTGCAAATGTTCCTAGTAATTCCACCGCTCAATTTGATTTTGTCCTGTCGTTTGAGGCATTCAAGGAGATCAACCCGGGGGTGAAGAGTTGGGGGAATAATGGTCCTAATACATTTCTGGTACTTCAGAAGGGTACTGATGTGGCGGCATTTAACCAAAAAATTGAACGTTATATTGACGGTAAGTACCAGGAAAATGATTTTCGTACGCTGTTTGTTCGCCCTTACTCATCGGGCTATTTACACGGAACCTACGAAAACGGAGTACAAACCGGAGGGCGAATTGAGTACGTCCATCTGTTCTCTATCATTGCCATTTTCATTCTGGTGATCGCCTGTATCAATTTCATGAATTTATCTACTGCTAAGGCATCCCGCCGGGTGAAGGAGGTAGGTGTAAAAAAAGCGGTTGGGGCTAGCCGATCTACCTTAGTTGCTCAGTATCTAGGTGAATCTTTTCTGATGTCGTTCCTGTCGCTGCTGACTGCTATTGTATTAGTTGCCTTGTTATTACCCCAGTTCAACATGATTACGGGTAAGCAATTATCACTGGAGTTTACTCCTTCCCTCATTCTGTCTTTACTAGGAATTATCCTCTTCACCGCGCTGATAGCAGGGAGTTATCCGGCTCTGTATCTTTCGGGCTTTAATCCGACGAAGGTGCTCAAGGGAAAATTAGAAAGCTCGGTAGGAGAAATGTGGGCACGTAAGGGACTGGTCGTATTTCAGTTTGCTCTTTCGGTTATATTAATCGTATCTGTCTGGATAGTGTATCAGCAAATTGCGTTTGTACAGAACCGGAATCTAGGGTATGACAAAGAGAATCTAATTACTTTTCCGATGGACGGAAAGATCGCTGAAAACCCAGAAACCTTTTTGTCCGAAATAAAACGGGTTCCCGGAGTGGTGAATGCTTCCAGTATGCAACAAAATGTGGTTGGCAGCGATGCTTCAACGGTTGGACTCAGTTGGGAAGGGAAGAATCCCGACGATGTGGTTGAGTTCTGGAACTTTAGCATGGGCTACGATATGATGGAGACATTGGATCTAGAAATAGTAGATGGACGAAGCTTTTCACGCCAATTTAGCACCGATAGTTCAGCGATTATTTTCAACGAAACTGCCATTGAACTGATGGGGTTATCCAACCCAGTAGGGGCTACGGTAAATCTCTGGGGCCAAGACCGGCAGATTATTGGAGTGGTAAAGGACTTTCACTTTGAATCGTTACACCAATCAGTAAAACCTGCATTTATAAAAGCAGATTTTGAGTTTGCGATGAATATTGTAGCTCGCATAGAAGCCGGTAAGGAACGAGAAACATTAGCTCAGCTTCAGGAGTTTTATCAGGACTTCAATCCTGGCTACTCATTTGATTATCAGTTCGTAGACGCAGACTATCAGGCACTTTATGCGGCTGAGCAGCGGGTGTCCACTTTATCCAAATATTTTGCGGGGTTAGCAATTCTTATCTCCTGCTTAGGTCTTTTTGGTTTAGCAGCTTTCACGGCAGAGCGCCGGTTAAAGGAAATTGGTATCCGCAAAATATTGGGCTCTAGCGATTTTGGCATTGTTCGTTTATTATCGACGGATTTTACCAAAATGGTGTTAGCATCTATTGTTATCGCGCTACCAATAAGCTACTTCATTGCCCAGCAGTGGCTAGAAGGGTTTGCTTTTAGCATTTCACTTCAATGGTGGTATTTTGCCGGAGCGGGATTGGTAGCCTTACTCATTGCCTGGTTTACCGTAGGTCTACAAACCGTGAAAGCCGCCCGAATCAATCCAGCGGATTGCTTGCGGGACGAGTAA